The proteins below are encoded in one region of Phaseolus vulgaris cultivar G19833 chromosome 1, P. vulgaris v2.0, whole genome shotgun sequence:
- the LOC137816015 gene encoding 18 kDa seed maturation protein-like yields MQGGKKAAECAKETASNMGASAKAGMEKTKANVEEKAERLTTRDPLEKEMATQKKDVKVNQAELDKLAARAHNAASKEAATYPTTGEHGNHTELHQTSAMPGHGTGQPTGHVTNRGLGGNI; encoded by the exons ATGCAAGGAGGAAAGAAAGCAGCAGAATGCGCGAAGGAAACGGCTTCAAACATGGGTGCTTCTGCCAAAGCTGGCATGGAGAAGACCAAGGCCAATGTCGAAGAGAAG GCAGAAAGGTTGACAACACGTGATCCGTTGGAAAAGGAAATGGCTACCCAAAAGAAGGATGTAAAGGTCAACCAGGCTGAGCTCGACAAGCTGGCGGCGCGTGCGCATAACGCCGCGTCCAAGGAGGCGGCCACCTACCCCACCACCGGGGAGCATGGTAATCACACAGAGCTCCACCAGACGTCGGCGATGCCAGGTCACGGAACTGGGCAGCCCACGGGCCACGTGACCAATCGAGGCCTGGGTGGGAACATCTAG
- the LOC137814138 gene encoding omega-6 fatty acid desaturase, endoplasmic reticulum isozyme 2, translating into MGAGGRTFVPPANRKSEADPLKRVPFEKPPFSLSQIKKAIPPHCFQRSVLRSFSYVIYDLTIAFCLYYVATHYFHTLPRPLSFLAWPIYWAVQGCILTGVWVIAHECGHHAFSDYQLLDDIVGLVLHSALLVPYFSWKYSHRRHHSNTGSLERDEVFVPKQKSGMKWYSKYLNNPLGRVLTLVITLTLGWPLYLAFNVSGRPYERFACHYDPYGPIYTDRERMQIYISDAGVLAVCYGLFHLAMAKGLAWVVCVYGVPLLVVNGFLVLITFLQHTHPALPHYNSSEWDWLRGALATVDRDYGILNKVFHNITDTHVAHHLISTMPHYHAMEATKAIKPILGEYYRLDETPFVKAMWREARECIYVEPDHGTEHKGVFWYKNKL; encoded by the coding sequence ATGGGGGCTGGTGGCCGAACCTTTGTCCCTCCTGCCAACAGGAAATCAGAGGCCGACCCTCTGAAGCGGGTGCCATTTGAAAAACCTCCTTTTAGCCTCAGCCAGATCAAGAAAGCCATCCCACCTCACTGTTTCCAGCGCTCTGTTCTCCGCTCATTCTCTTATGTCATTTATGATCTCACCATAGCCTTCTGCCTCTATTATGTTGCCACCCACTACTTTCACACCCTTCCCCGTCCTCTCTCTTTCCTTGCATGGCCAATCTACTGGGCTGTCCAAGGTTGTATCCTCACTGGCGTTTGGGTCATTGCTCATGAGTGTGGCCACCATGCATTCAGTGACTACCAGCTGCTCGATGATATCGTTGGCCTTGTTCTCCATTCTGCTCTCCTAGTCCCATACTTTTCATGGAAATACAGCCATCGCCGTCATCACTCCAACACCGGTTCTCTTGAGCGGGATGAAGTATTTGTGCCAAAGCAGAAATCCGGCATGAAGTGGTACTCTAAATACCTTAACAATCCATTAGGCAGAGTCCTCACACTAGTCATCACCCTCACTCTTGGTTGGCCCCTGTACTTGGCTTTTAATGTGTCAGGCAGGCCTTATGAAAGGTTTGCTTGCCACTATGATCCTTATGGTCCTATTTACACTGATCGTGAACGAATGCAAATATATATATCAGATGCAGGAGTACTTGCAGTGTGCTATGGCCTTTTCCATCTTGCAATGGCAAAAGGGCTTGCCTGGGTGGTGTGTGTTTATGGAGTTCCATTGCTAGTGGTCAATGGATTTCTAGTGTTGATTACATTCTTGCAGCATACTCACCCTGCATTACCACACTACAATTCCTCTGAGTGGGACTGGTTGAGAGGAGCTCTGGCAACGGTTGATAGAGATTATGGAATTTTGAACAAGGTCTTCCATAATATTACAGACACTCATGTAGCACATCACTTAATCTCTACAATGCCGCATTATCATGCAATGGAGGCTACAAAAGCAATAAAGCCTATTTTGGGAGAGTATTATCGGCTTGACGAGACTCCATTTGTGAAGGCAATGTGGAGAGAGGCAAGAGAGTGCATCTACGTGGAGCCAGATCACGGTACTGAGCACAAAGGTGTATTTTGGTACAAGAATAAGTTGTGA